The genome window TCTTCTAGACCTGGAGGCTGGCGGACGATCTCATGCGCCCTTCCCCGTTCGACATCAAATCCCAATGCTGAAGCGTCCGGGAGTCATGAAATTAATTCGTCGCACAAGACAGAAGCCAACTGAAGGAAAATAAAAATTCAAAAGGCGCCGAGACTAATTGCCGCTAGAGATGTGTCACAGCACctctaaagttattacgcaTACGGACGTAAGAATCGACAAGGAGGCGTGGCAGGGTGATGGGGATGTTGGCGTCATCCATCTGCTGTGGCTGATAGGGGTGTAGGGGTCGCCAGTACGTGGCATCTGCAGTCCCCCGTGCTGATGGCATCATCCCGCTTTTCGCAACGAAGATCGCAACAATTCCCCTGCTTTTGTTTCGAATTGACGATTATACGTCTCGAGGTGGCCGTGGGTGCTCCTAGGGAGCTACATACAGACACCAGTAACGGAACTGCAGATACCGTTGCCCACCGCCCATACGTGCGGCGGTTCTGAAATCAGGCGCGGGGGACTCGGGACCGAGTTTCCTTGGACCAAGTTTCGTTTCAAGCACAGACCAGCTTCCCTTGGGGGAGGGTTGAATGACTAAGCAGGGGAAACTGTCTCTTGGAAGAAGCTGGTCACTTGATTCTGCACGTGAGGCCAGCATCAAGCACGCGCCCGGGCCGTAGGGGTCTTGGACCCTGCCAAAAGGGATGAATGGAAGGTTTCAGCCGCGCTGTCAATAGGAAGCGTGGTTCTAAAAGGGTGAGATGTCGTGAAGCTCATATCGTACCATGAACTGGAAGCCCTCGATTACATCGTCGACGAAGTAAAACATTACGTGTGTGAAATTGGTGGTGGAGCTTCCAACCACACGTCCGATTCTCATCACAACCCACCCGTATCCGTCTTACAAGCAAGGGAGtaagtgagtgagtgagtgatcGATCGCAGGGAGAACCAGATACTGTTGTACACAGAGAGCACACAACAAACAAAACATTGAGAATACAAGCAACAACAGGATCAACGGCAAtaacagagagagagaaagaagcaTAATCATAATGGACCCAAATATCTCGGCATCCGCTCTGGGTGAGCCACACCACCTGGGCATCGGCTTCTACCTCCTCCCCTTCGCCACGTTCCTCTGCTTCCTCGTCCCGGTCCTCTACATCTTCCCCCCCATCCCGGCCACCACCAGCGACGCCCTACGCTCAACCCACACCAAGATTGGCGTCTCGCCGCCAAAGAGCAACCTCCGGGACCAGTACTCCGTCAAGGCCGACGCCGGCAGCACTTCCAATGCCGGCACCGGCACCGGGCCCGTCGCCCGGGTCAAGGCGCTCTGCGTCTACCCCATCAAATCATGCCGCGGCATCGAAGTGACCCGGAGCAAGCTCCTCCCGACGGGCCTGGAATTCGACAGGCTGTACACTTTCGCGCAGCTCAAGTCCCGCTTCCCGGCCGCCGTGGACGACTCGGCCGAGGCGAAGGACGAACACACCTGGGAATTCGTCACGCAGCGCCAGTTCCCGCTCCTCGCGACCGTCAAGGTAGACGTCTACGTGCCCGACGCGACCAAGTCCACAGTCTTCATGGAAAAGTCCTCCGACGCGTGGATCGTGATGCGGTTCCCCTGGCGGGAACCGGGGTTCCGGGGCACCATGTCGTGGGTGGCGTCCAAGATCCGGGACGGGTGGAGGGGCCGGCCGGAGATGGAGGTGCTGTTGCCGGTCGAGTTCCCGACGGACGCGGAGATTGCGGAGCGCGGTTACACGCGCGAGGACGTCAAGGTGTGGAAGGAGGTCGTGCCGGCTCTGAACATGGAGAAGGAGTTGCCGGGGGAGCTGTGTCGGTATTTGGGGGTGAGCAACAAGCTGGCGCTGTTCCGGGTTGATCCGGGGCAGTTGAGGGAGGTGTATCGGTGTGCGCCGCGGAAGGAGGAGGCTGGGTATCAACCTATTGTTGGATTCCAGGATGCTGTGAGTTTTTGTTCCTCCTTTGGTTCTCGGTTTTGCGACCCCTTACCCCTTTTTCGGGTTTCTCTTCGTTGAGAGGGATCAGAATTGGATGTGTGGGAAGTGAGAGAAGGAGACTTGAGGCTAACGAATCATTTGAAAAAAGTATCCCCTGCATATCATGAACATCAGCAGTCTCCAGGACTTTGACGCCAAGGTGCCCAAGGACGACGAACTCAAGCATCTCGATGTCAGGAGGTTCCGGTCCAACATCATTGGTAAGTTCGATTTAATATAGCATGAGATGATCTCCTTCCCTCGAGACTCTCTAGAGGCTCGATAGCGGGCAAACTTTTAAGGCTCAAGAGCTTTACTGACGAAATCCTGTGACAACATAGTCTCTGATGCGCCAGCCTACGATGAGGAATCATGGAAATGGGTCAACTTCACCCAGGGCACCTCAAAGGTCACCGTCCCGGCCAAATTCCAAGTCTCGTGCCGTACCGTCCGGTAATCTCCCTTCCTCCTTTCCACACTCACTTACTCACTTACTCACTTACTCACttactcactcactcactcactcactcactcactcactcactcactcactcactcactcactcactcactcactcactcactcactcactcactcactcactcactcactcactcactcaaaAAAACACCTTGACTAACACCCCCTCAAAGCTGCAAAATGCCAAACGTCGACCCAGTAACCGGCGCCCGCCACGGCGCCGAACCGGACCGGTCCCTCCGCAAGCTCCGCGATGTCGACGAGGGCGCCCCGCGCATGGGGTGCCTCGGCATGCAAATGTGCCCGCTCTTCGAGGGCACCGATCGCGTCGAGTACATGCAGGCCTGGCTCGAGGTCGGCATGGACGTATCCGTGCTTGAGCGCGGCGACCACGTGTACATCAAGCAGTGAAAATCCAGGCCACTTATCTTGATCTTAATCCTGAAGGAGAAGAAAGAGTATCTGGGTAGTGGCTGATGAGGCGATTTGGTGCTGCTGAGGAGAGAAGAGTGGTTGGATTTTCGTCTTGCTTGATTACGGTGTGTGAAATGGCATAATAGACATAGACTTCAATCACACGCAGAAGGAGAGAACGTTGTAGGTTAAGAACAGGAAAAAACAAATTTGATTCCCTAATATTCGCACTCGCAACCTCCATTAGATATCATGCCAATTACTCCCATATTTCCGGCTTGTTTTGCGTGAGAGAGACAAACCCGTCCGAACCCAGTGCAGAAAAACGACAGAAAGCGTGCTCCGCTGTGGTATCCAACGAAAAGAAATTTCAGCCCGACCCAGAAACCCCGTCGAGTACTCTTGCGCCTCTACTTCAGACCGGGAGAGAGGCCCCAATAGCAAACGGAAAAGAGGAAGAAAATCccatcatcgtcatcatcatcatgtcGCGATCCGAAAACCATTTTAGAAACATTCACGAGCAAACGCGAACAAACACGTTTACTTCATGTCAGCAGGCGTCAATGCTTGAACCATACTGGTTCCTTCGCTGAAGCGAGTTCGGAAGATGCGGTTCGCGTTCTGGAACATGCCGTCCTTGAGAGAGACGACGATGAACTGCGAGCCCTTGAAACGCGTCTTGATCAGGCGACCAATATTTTGCGTGTGGGACAGATCCAGCGCGGCGTCAACCTCGTCAAGAATGTACATGGGCGCAGGCTTGAACTGCAGCAGGGCCATGATGAGTGAAAGGGCGATGAGAGATCTGAATTGCAAGCGTTAGTTTGAATTCATTGAAACTTGGTGGAAAAGATTGAGTGTATGCTTACCTCTGACCACCAGACAGCTCAGTCAAGCTCTGCTTCCACACCTTGCCAAGGGATACCTTGACTTCGAGACCATCGCTAATGGTCTTGCCTTCAGGGGGGTCCAACTTGGCGAAACTGCCGGGCAAGAGCTCGTTGAAAATCTGACCAAAGTCGCCGTTGACCTTCTCCCATGTCTCTTGCAGGGCCTTCTTTTTGTAGTCGTCCAGGCTGATGATGGTCTCCTCGATCTTGCGCTTGTCGCGGATGACAGTCTTCATCATGTGCTTGAGTGacacctccttcttctcgacACTCTCAATCATGTTCATGACCTTGGGGTTGATCTTCTTCTTCATGCCCTGGAAGCGGTCCGTGAGGTTACGGAGCGTCGACTTGCACTCGCCAATGTTCTGACCCTTGAAGTCATACGGCGTTCCTGAACGGCCAAAGTTCTCCTTCTCGTCGGCAATCCAGTCGTGCTCCTTCTCCATGTGCGCAACAGTTTGCACGGCCGATTGCTGCTCCTTGTGGAACCTTTCGACCTGATGGCCAAGCTTCTGCATCTCGAGACTCTCCTCGGCGATGCGGGCGTTCTTGGATCGGGTAGCATCTTCAAGGGCGTGGAGTTCGTCATCGAATCCATGGAGCTTGGCCCGCTCATCGTCAAGCTCGGCCTGGACACCGTCAAGAGTCTCTTGCAGGGTGCTTTGCTGCTTGACAAGATCCTCGACGTCCTGCTGCTGGGCCTTGATGGCTACTTCAACCTCTTGCTGCTGTTCGCGGGCCGCGGACAAATCGCCAGAGACCTGTTCTGAGTCGAGCTGAGCGCCCTGTACTTCCTTCTGTAGAACCTTGACGGAAGCAGTGTTCTTGGTTAGGTCGGCCCTCAGCTTGTCCAATGACTTCTGGAGCTCAACAAGCTTGGCATCCTTGTTGTTGTCGAAGTCCTTCATGTCCTTCTCAATCCGCTTGACGTCAGCAGTGGCTTCGGAATGCCTCTTTTTGGCCTCCGCAGTGTCGCTCTTGAGCTGGGCAATGGTTTCCTTCATGTTCTGCACCTCTTGGATGattgaagaagaagagttGCTGCTAATCTGCTCTTCACCAAGCTTGATCTCGTGGCTCTTCAGGTCAAGTTCCTGCTTGATCTTGCGAGCGTGGTCAAGTTTTGACTTCTCACTCGCAATAGTGAGCTGAAGCTGGTGCAACGAAGACTCGGTCTCCTTGAGTTGGCGTGTGATCTCGTTAAGCTTTTGCAGCGTGACGAGCACACCACTGGAGTTGGGGGAGCTACCACCCGAGAGTGTGCCTGAAGGGTCATAAGAATCACCCTCAAGGGTGATGGACCTCATTCTAACGTTGGGGTCGAAGGTGACCCTCTTGGCCGTCTCTGCATCTGCGCAGATGAGAGTGTTGCCGAATACATACTCCATAGCGGCGGAGACCTCATTGTCGTAGCCGACGAGTGACAGGGCTAGGTCAACCTTGCCTGGTGCAATTCTTTGGGCAGCCCCGATGGCCTGAGCCGAGGCTTTGAAGGCCGCAATCTTGTTCAAAGGAATGATGGTGACACGCTTGCGAAGCTTTCCTCCTTGAAGCAGTTGAGTGCCAGTGACTTCGGAGTCAACCACGACGTTGTAAAGGCGACCGCCAGCGCAAATCTCGAGCGCAGTACCGGCTTGCGTGTTTTGCTTGTCGAGTGTAAACAGCTGGGCAACCAAGCCCTTGACCTTTGATCTATCGAAGTTGGGTGTCGGGTCGGCATAGTTGAAGTCAATGTTGGCGACCTTGCGCTTCAGGCCGTCGGCCTCCTGTCGAAGACCTCGGATCTGCTGCTGCAGGGACGACTGCTTCTGGTACAATTGCTCTTCCTGGCCGGGCTCAAAGCCTAGTCGTCCGAGCTCTTTCTCGAGCTTCTGCGCCTGTGACCTTAGGCCTTCGAGATCCCTGAGAAGGTCGGCATTCTGCTCTTTCGCCTTCTTGGCTCGcggctcctcctccttgatACGCTTTTCGAGATGAGCAATTTTCATCTTTGCTTGCTCCTGTTCGGTAACCGATGCTGTCGCGCGGTTCCTTGCGTCTTGCAGCTGGCCTTGGTAACCGCTTTCTTGACCATCCTTGGATGCAACACCAGTCTGCAAGGTTTGCAAGAGTTCCTCCTTGGATTCGGCTTCTTGGCTTTGCTTCTCCAGGTCGTCCTTGGCTGCGTCGAATCGGGCTTTGATCTCCTCAAAGGCCTGAGTCTTTTCTTGCAGTGTCGCCTCCAGCTCCGCGACGTTCTTCTCGACAGccgtcttcttctctttCTCTTCCGCCATGCTGGACTTCTTCAAGTCCATGACCGTGGCAAGTCTGACCAGCTCGTTTGAGTGCTTCTTGACGGCATCCTCCAAGGCTTGCGCCTTTTCTCCTTTCTTCAACTCCTTGTCGCGCTGAGCTCGGACTCGTTTGACATCCTCTTCAAGGTGGGAGATTTCGCTCTTCAGTCGTGCCGCAGACTCCTCGAGGTCTTTTTGTCTTTGTTTCTTGCCCTCCAGGTCTGCTGCGGATTGCTCAAGCTTTTCTTGGCACCTTACGTAGTCGTGCGCCACGACCACCCGTGTAAGACGCTCGAGATCGTTCTGGGTTTGTTGGAAGTCCAGGAAGGCTCGCTTCTCCGTCCTGAGCTTCTCGAGCTTCGGCTCGATCTCGTCTCGTAGCAGCTCGGTGATTTCTTGCAGTTTCATCTCTTTCTTTGCCATGGTCTTAAGCGCCTTGTCCCTCCTGTCCTCAAACATTCTGGTTCCCGCAGCTTCTTCAATCATGGCCAGAATTTCGACCGGCTTCATGTTGAGAACCTTTGTGATTCGGCCCTGCATAATGAGGAAATTTGGGTTGTTGATGTTTAGCTGGACAGACTGGAAAAGGTTTTGTACAGTCTGTTGTTGGGCTCGGTGTCCATTGATGAGGTATTTGGATGTGCCGCCAAGGACGATTTGTCGAGTTACACTGATGGTTGAGTACTCTTCGAAGCCGATCGGCGACTTCTTCTTGTCTCTGTTGTCGAAAACAATCGTAACACTCGCTTTCGTCACACCGGCTTGACCGCGCTTGTAGATAAGATCCTGTTGCGAATAGCATCAGCTTCACCTGCCACCAGCAGAATGTACCGCAATGGATGGCTACGCACCTGGAGATTTTGCGCTCGGACTGTTGTCATGTTGGTAATTCCCAAAACGAAGCAGATGGCGTCCAAGATGTTGGACTTTCCGGAACCGTTGAGACCAGTGATCGAGTTGAAACTTTCGTCCCTGTGTTGTGTGAGCTTTCGTCCCCTCACAACCAAGGCAAGGGGTTTGTTTACCATCCCGAAATCACCGTTCGCACGGCATACGACTTGAAGCCCTGAATACTGTTAGCATCGAAAAGACAAAAGACGGAATGTGATCGCATACGTCTATAATGACCTCTATGACCCTCATGCTGCCGTAGTTAGTGGTTGACGATGGTGTTGCTCAGGAGTGTTGTCAGAGCCAAGGTCTTATTGTTTACTTTCGATCGGTCGCGTTTCCACTTCACCCCCCCTTCCCATGGATGGAAGGTTTGGACCCTCCCGCACTCCCGCCCGATAAGGCCCTTATCGGGGACAGCACACATATAGGGCGGGCAGTCACACAGGGCACCGCGAGTCTCCCGCAAGCCGCAAGCGCGACTGTCAATCTGTGATTGCCCCGGCTCAGGCAGCCCCACGAGCTTCAGCCGCGCTAAGCCGAATTCGGACTCGACCAAAACATTCGGTTCGCAATGCAATTCAAATCCAGGTCCATCAACACCACCACACATCCATACAGCTTTTGTGTGCTTTCCACTTTTTGCTTTCCTCTCCCCCTTCTTTTCCAGCAACTACCTTACTACACCCAGCTACCACATTCCGAACTCGATGACCAGCTAGCATTTCTCTTCTCTTTCACAGCGACACTCTTGCGCGTCGCGATCTACCCCTCACAATGGCGACGATGCGAGGAACGCGTGTGCCTATTGGCTCCGCGTCATGGATTAACGAAGAACGAACTACAGCCCTTAGCATCGTTCAGGCTGAGGCCGAGGAGTTCTCATTTGCCGCGAGAAACGAGTTTGACTGGCTTAATGAGCATATGGCTGGGGTCTTCAACGAGAACGAGATGTATGGTGACCCCTAGCTAGTTGCTCTGTAACGATTGCTAACTACCTTGACAGCAATGTCGCCGAGATCTTCAAGACACCTGGAAAGCTTCGAAGCAAAACGCCCCGCACGGCGCGTAAGGTCGACAATGGCGAGCCTCGTATCGTGAGTCTACTGCTCTCACGCGCGCAAATATCAACGTCCGCTAACAAGGTGCAGCCACTATCAGATGTGTTCTCTTCCACTCCCAACGGCGCCCCAAACACTTTCACACAACATCTTACTCGCGCTACTCCCACTGCCCACCCTGCGCCATCAACATCATCACCTTTGATCAACAGGAATATTTCGCCCCTCAAGGCTGCCCCCTCCCCTAGGCCGGTTTCGAAACAGCCCGTTGCACTAGCCGATTCCGGATACTATGGCAGCCAGGATGTCGACAACATGGACAACGAAgaggaagacgacgacgacatggATGTCGACCTGATTGAAGAGGAGACACAGATTGGCGAGCCACGATCGAGCCCCCCAAAGACTGCTGGACGAACCGGCCATGTCGCCTTCGAGGCCATCGAGCAGAACGCGCCTCGAAGCCCTACCGAAACACGCACTATGCGCTCTCCTGAAGTTACTTTTCAAACGGCCAAGGAGGAGCAGACAA of Colletotrichum lupini chromosome 8, complete sequence contains these proteins:
- a CDS encoding MOSC domain-containing protein → MNWKPSITSSTKINGNNRERERSIIIMDPNISASALGEPHHLGIGFYLLPFATFLCFLVPVLYIFPPIPATTSDALRSTHTKIGVSPPKSNLRDQYSVKADAGSTSNAGTGTGPVARVKALCVYPIKSCRGIEVTRSKLLPTGLEFDRLYTFAQLKSRFPAAVDDSAEAKDEHTWEFVTQRQFPLLATVKVDVYVPDATKSTVFMEKSSDAWIVMRFPWREPGFRGTMSWVASKIRDGWRGRPEMEVLLPVEFPTDAEIAERGYTREDVKVWKEVVPALNMEKELPGELCRYLGVSNKLALFRVDPGQLREVYRCAPRKEEAGYQPIVGFQDAYPLHIMNISSLQDFDAKVPKDDELKHLDVRRFRSNIIVSDAPAYDEESWKWVNFTQGTSKVTVPAKFQVSCRTVRCKMPNVDPVTGARHGAEPDRSLRKLRDVDEGAPRMGCLGMQMCPLFEGTDRVEYMQAWLEVGMDVSVLERGDHVYIKQ
- a CDS encoding RecF/RecN/SMC N terminal domain-containing protein gives rise to the protein MRVIEVIIDGFKSYAVRTVISGWDESFNSITGLNGSGKSNILDAICFVLGITNMTTVRAQNLQDLIYKRGQAGVTKASVTIVFDNRDKKKSPIGFEEYSTISVTRQIVLGGTSKYLINGHRAQQQTVQNLFQSVQLNINNPNFLIMQGRITKVLNMKPVEILAMIEEAAGTRMFEDRRDKALKTMAKKEMKLQEITELLRDEIEPKLEKLRTEKRAFLDFQQTQNDLERLTRVVVAHDYVRCQEKLEQSAADLEGKKQRQKDLEESAARLKSEISHLEEDVKRVRAQRDKELKKGEKAQALEDAVKKHSNELVRLATVMDLKKSSMAEEKEKKTAVEKNVAELEATLQEKTQAFEEIKARFDAAKDDLEKQSQEAESKEELLQTLQTGVASKDGQESGYQGQLQDARNRATASVTEQEQAKMKIAHLEKRIKEEEPRAKKAKEQNADLLRDLEGLRSQAQKLEKELGRLGFEPGQEEQLYQKQSSLQQQIRGLRQEADGLKRKVANIDFNYADPTPNFDRSKVKGLVAQLFTLDKQNTQAGTALEICAGGRLYNVVVDSEVTGTQLLQGGKLRKRVTIIPLNKIAAFKASAQAIGAAQRIAPGKVDLALSLVGYDNEVSAAMEYVFGNTLICADAETAKRVTFDPNVRMRSITLEGDSYDPSGTLSGGSSPNSSGVLVTLQKLNEITRQLKETESSLHQLQLTIASEKSKLDHARKIKQELDLKSHEIKLGEEQISSNSSSSIIQEVQNMKETIAQLKSDTAEAKKRHSEATADVKRIEKDMKDFDNNKDAKLVELQKSLDKLRADLTKNTASVKVLQKEVQGAQLDSEQVSGDLSAAREQQQEVEVAIKAQQQDVEDLVKQQSTLQETLDGVQAELDDERAKLHGFDDELHALEDATRSKNARIAEESLEMQKLGHQVERFHKEQQSAVQTVAHMEKEHDWIADEKENFGRSGTPYDFKGQNIGECKSTLRNLTDRFQGMKKKINPKVMNMIESVEKKEVSLKHMMKTVIRDKRKIEETIISLDDYKKKALQETWEKVNGDFGQIFNELLPGSFAKLDPPEGKTISDGLEVKVSLGKVWKQSLTELSGGQRSLIALSLIMALLQFKPAPMYILDEVDAALDLSHTQNIGRLIKTRFKGSQFIVVSLKDGMFQNANRIFRTRFSEGTSMVQALTPADMK